The sequence below is a genomic window from Carassius gibelio isolate Cgi1373 ecotype wild population from Czech Republic chromosome A17, carGib1.2-hapl.c, whole genome shotgun sequence.
ACCTGATTTAGTCTTGTAATTACAGGTGTGCTGAGCTTTGGTATTCTTACTAGGCCCATGTGAATCTTGGCCCTTGTGTGCAGTGCCCTTCAGTGGCACAGGGTAAGAGCGGACTCCAGTAGAGGATGGACGAGGTACACGAAGAGCAGAGGTTTTGGCACAGAGAAAGCAAGGCTCTGGCGAAGCAGAGGGCCCGCGGGGAATGAGGATCTCCTCACGGTTATGGTACAGTCTCTGAGCTCCACTGTGATGTTCTGCACGCTCACGCTGCCAGATGAAGTGAGTTGGCACAATAGCCATTACCTAAATCATGCATCAAGCACAACATGAGTAAGCCATTTTTTAGAACCAGCAACCTATAAAATGCTTTATAGTGCACGTTTAGTTAACGGTGTACCTCCTCGCAGCATTGTCTGCTGACAGCCGCTCTGTACTCTATGCGTGCCCACAGCTGGTCTCTTTCTGTTAGGAATCGTGGGAAATGTTTCCTCCAACTCTTTCCCAAAGCCCAGGGGAAGATCTCATATTTGgtttcctcctcatcctcttccaTAGTGTTTGCCAGATAGCTAGAGTATGAAAAATTGAGCACTTGAACTGTAGGAATTAAGGCTGTATCCATAAATAGGCCTTTTCTGTCATGCTCGTAACATATTGCAGTACAACTGAAGTCCTTTAAAATTAACATCTCTAAAACCAAGTGCAACCCCTATACACCGTAAATGCAGAAAACTCCAGTTACCCCACCTCCTATATTGAAAAACTATAAATGGTTTAACAACACATTATATGATattgtaatgcaaataaatttgattacatttatgcatttagcagacacttatccaaagcgacttacagtgcattcaggctaacattttttacctaactgTGATAAAAGTAATTATAATTACCATAAAATTTagtgaaaaacagtaaaactaCATTCCTATTAGGATGTGTCCATTCATGACACATTacatatgattatattttatagaaataattttgttcattaaTTTAACATTAGTAATGTCAGGTGTTATATGTTACGTTTTGCATTGTTTAAAGTGTGTGTTAAGTTGTAAATCATACAGACTTCCTGTAAGAAGCCTAAAGGTTACAGAAACTAATtcgtaacccaaaggttgcaggttcaagtCTTGTACCTTCAGGGATTGTgtgtgggggagtgaatgtaaaGCAATCTCTCCAACCTTCAATTCCACGAAtgaggtgggtgtgtgtgttcactgctatgtgtgtgtgcatgcttaagatgggataaatgcagagcactaattctgagtatgggttaccatacttggccacgtcacgtcactttttaaaacaggaaacacttttttttttttttacagtgaattcctgccaaccacagctgccagtatttcacaaatgtaacttttttttccctctcagaaTAAACAACTCACAGGGCAAGGAAGAAGTTCATTCTACTGTGTTCAGTGATACTGAAGCGTGCCCTCCTGAAGTACACAAATGTCATAGCCAACAAATACTATATGAAAATAAAGACATAGAGAACTGAGATTAGAGACACAGCTGCCTTAATTCAAAACTGTCCACAAATGAAAAACCACAAAATATTAAATGCGTCAAAATATGTCTTGCTACCTTGTCTGTAAGTTTACAGCAGCAGTCCATCCACAGAAAGTCCTGTATGAGATCATCATCTGAGCAGACAGCAAATCGAAAAGGTTTTATTCTAGAAAAGTACATCTTGATATAAATTAAGCTAGTACTCAATcaacacaaactcagcacacctAAGAAGAAAAAGATAAGATGCTCGACCTTTAGTGGGCCGAAACATTGCTTTTGttaataaacttaaatatttagcaaaaagtGACAGTGTGCGGAatttaatctttttgtatttaGAATTAagcttcttaagaaaaaaaatggtgtttTGTGGGATGCACAAGGTGACATTTAGTTAAGTTTACTAGCTGAACCCACCGAACAGTCTGAGGAAGGCGGCCATCTCCTGCCTCTGGATCAGCAGGCTCGGCCCGGGCGTCTTCCTGCGAGGCTGCTGAGCGGAGTCAGCCTGGTTCCGAGCCGCTGGGGTCGGCCTGGTTCTCCGCGGGCCGCGCCGGATCTGCAGGCTGTGAGCAGGTCCAGACGGGGCTGTTTCTGCCCATGGTCGGCTCAGTTTCATCATGTTTCAGCGATTAAATCAGCTGATATTACAGAAGTGCCAGCTGTGTACATATTATAATTGAATAATTATTCGATATTTATCTTAGTATAAATGACATAAATTAGGTATTTACGTTTCTTAATTCCCGTTTGTTCATAATCacatatattttctaaatgcaatTTAAGTTAACGTTAGTCTTAAAATCTATCACCTAAATCTAAAAAATGCACTCCCAAATTTAAGTTTAAATACttatatttttaactttatgTGATTATGATAATTATTAGCCCTAGATGAGCGAGTTTTCACCTGTAAACAAAATTTACCTCAGTTTAAAAACCGCGGCACAGTAATTACGACACGCGCATGGTTTCACGCGCTCTCAGGGATGTGTTTAAAGCAACTAAGTTACTGGAGAAGGTAAGATTGCAGTTTAGCGGATGTCTGTAACATTAATGATAatgtaaaagtgaattaaaatgaaataaaaaatatttcaaactggACGTGGCGCGATAGCGCACGTGCACTTCCTCTCCCTTCCCAACGCGGGAATTGTGTCAGCAGTCACATGGCCAAGTATTCTTCAATCAGAGGtcagaatatataaaaaacaaaaacaaactgggAATATCTGGGAAGATATTTCCTATTAAAAACCTTactgttttgtttattaaaaggttttcagcaaatgcaaataaaatctAGTATCATGGTTAGTGAATAAGTGAACAAAATATGCAGGAGAGGCAGTAAATTACtatcaaataaacaaatttattgcatttttgttgGTTATTAGATTTAGCTTATAATGTTTTAGACAGCGTACAATACACACAATATTCTAGAAAAGTAAAACTGCATTGCCTGCATtgggggaaaaacaacaacatcaaacacagactgatttattgaaatatttggaaaataatttgATTCTTCATGACATAGCAATACAATTTATTTACACATGCTCAAATGGTGACAGGTTTGTTTGCTATTACCAGGAAACAGTAAATGAACTACCAGTAATTGGTATTTATATGCAGTGTGCTCACAGATGTTTTCAAGAATTTTCATTGCTTTGCACAGTGCCTTTATTTCctgaaagaaaacacatttatttaaaagttgaCCAGGCCTTTTCTAGCAAAATATCTGTACAATTTAAGGTAAAGACAGTGTTTTAGTTCACCTTTTTAACCCCATGGAGAACCACACCCTTGATCTCATGAATTGATGTCTTGCAAACCCAGCACATAATGGTGTTCATGTCAGACTTCTGGGGATTGTGAAAatgtaagaaataatataaaaatattataaacaattattaattaaactcTACTGCATTACATTATGCATCAGTTTACCTCAGTGTTCAATTCATGACTCATTTCGACTTCTTCGAGAAGGTTTAGCTCATTTCTTTCCAGCATGCTCTTCCATTGTTTCTTGTTAATGCTGCTACACCCAACAAGAACTTAACCACAAAAACAGATTACACTTGAGAGCAGAATATGATTAATATGATACCAATGATAAGATAAATGCAAATCAATGAACGAGCATTAGAAGAAATTTTAGGCTGAATACAATTAGTTCTTCAAACTCACCTGAGCATGCAATAAGCAGTCCAAAATGAACAACAGGTGACATTGTTCTTCAAATCCTCTACTTAATAAGTCGCTTAGCTAAAACAAATTTGCTTTCTTTAAGAGTTCAGGTGATTTTCAGTTCAAGTGAAACCGTCACTCGTGTTTGTCGTCTTCAAAGTTATAAAGAACGCTGAAGATAATAAATGTCTATGCAAGTCTTTTGGACTGCTGATGTTCAGGGCACCAAAACCACTGTGGACCAAAGTGTCAAGCGTGTTTTTATAAGAGCTCCAGTCAGCATTTTCTACACTAACTGTCTCTTCAGTTCACCTAATATTGTACCTGAATTCTTGAATTATGGTTAATTGATTTTAAAGCCGGTGTACCGATATTGTAAATGGCTAAATAACCATCagtattattagatttttttagttTCAGATGTCAGTTATTTGCTTCCTTAGATGTATTTAAAACACAGAATGAATCATCTGCTCAtgctgtttttttcattcagaataTTTATTAGTTCATGCTTCTGGCAAAACAAACAAGTGTACAAACTTATCTAAAATCTGATACTTCGATTGACTCGTTAGTGTACGTTTAATCAGTCAAAAGATTTGCacattttgtacttaatgcaaGACATTATAGGGGATTTTTGGgggaaaaatcttttaaaaaccttttttttgatGCCACTGGCAAACTTTATACATGGTTTCTTGAAATATTTATTGGCACTGCATACAGCCATTATTTTCTGAGTGAGGAAACAAAGATAGTTTTAATGAAGTAAACTTACACTAGTACATCATTTACTGTGAACAGTTTCATAGAGAAAATTTATAGCAGAACTGTAACCATAATATGACTAATAACAAATGCAATTCCAAGGAttacatgcatacatttttttaaataaataatatgactaaaatgcacaaatatgctttgtttacaaaaaaagaataaaaatgaaaaacagattcAGGAAATAACTGAGTAAAAATGTACCTTGTCAATCATAGCCTCTATCTTGGGTAAATATTTCTTTAACATTTTGAAACATATACAACATTTCATGTTGATCTAGAAAGAGAGATTACAATTAGATGCAAACAAAAGAGTGCTGATCAAGGGAAATGTATATGGCGAACTTATCATCTTCAACTTTACCACCAACTgtatgcattttacatttaaaaaaaaagcattatgaaGATTTAAAGATGACAACGTATTCACAGATTTTACCTTGGAAGGTTTACAGTCATCCTCATTGTCATGAGAGGTGACTGACTGTAGCATCTCATGAATGGACTCATATTGAGAACTCTCAGCAGCAGCTGCacaaaacataatttcatatcatataactaaaattaaacatCTTAACATTCTGACAAAATACAATCCAATCAAAGTTCAAATTCTTTTGACAAGATCAAATAAATATGTGCCAAACAAGTggtaaaacatttctaaaatctTACCAAAGAGAATTATAAACGATCCAACGATACAGGCCAGATACATTGCAATGTTTATTGGAGAGACAGTGCACTTAAACCGTGTTTCGTCTTTGGTTATGTTGATGTGTGCACAGACAAAGCTGTCAAATGTGTGAAGTAAAGTCAGTTAAACCCTCATCTAGCATCTAGCGCAGGACCAACACTTCATATGTTCTTACGATGTAACCTAAGTATTCAGATGCTGATCACTATTATTACATTAGCCTGTTTGTATTCTGAGTCAAATTCCTTATAGTATAATGTGAAACCTCATTTTGTCTGAAAACTGCAATCCTGTCTGATAGTTATAGTGCTAAATTCCCAAGGTCAGAAACTTCATCAGTGTTTAAAGTGTCTTTTACAGTGTCCCCTAACAGCAGGGGCGTAGATTATGCGGGGGACACGTGTCCCCCCAACTTTTATCCTCAcggaaattcgtcccccgcactttttcgggCAAATGTGTtcgtatagaggttttc
It includes:
- the LOC127933570 gene encoding speedy protein A, encoding MMKLSRPWAETAPSGPAHSLQIRRGPRRTRPTPAARNQADSAQQPRRKTPGPSLLIQRQEMAAFLRLFDDDLIQDFLWMDCCCKLTDKYLLAMTFVYFRRARFSITEHSRMNFFLALYLANTMEEDEEETKYEIFPWALGKSWRKHFPRFLTERDQLWARIEYRAAVSRQCCEEVMAIVPTHFIWQRERAEHHSGAQRLYHNREEILIPRGPSASPEPCFLCAKTSALRVPRPSSTGVRSYPVPLKGTAHKGQDSHGPSKNTKAQHTCNYKTKSGTLAGSDACQDHSMDWISEE